In the Quercus lobata isolate SW786 chromosome 5, ValleyOak3.0 Primary Assembly, whole genome shotgun sequence genome, one interval contains:
- the LOC115992337 gene encoding uncharacterized protein LOC115992337, with amino-acid sequence MLLGKTIYKTKTLFQKTLENLQYIFFGGYQKLSKPASFSPFSRRSGKRKDHQRDQFYTNFCDEWEANLCKAKESYDNSIMASKDPKKEEDACGGSFMKFAKQSPVDSIEEGVVKEKNKESPQIEKGEESCSKKMNGACQGLAQKKKDLEMMGVGDVEQVLDIEEALHYYSRLTSPVYLDIVDKFFTDMYTEFSAPHASASINNSKRLDSISV; translated from the coding sequence ATGCTGCTTggaaaaactatatataaaaccaaGACCCTTTTTCAGAAAACTCTTGAAAACCTCCAGTATATCTTCTTTGGAGGGTACCAGAAGCTTTCAAAACCAGCTTCCTTCAGTCCCTTCTCTCGTCGCAGTGGCAAGCGAAAAGATCATCAAAGAGATCAATTCTATACTAATTTTTGTGATGAATGGGAGGCCAATCTATGTAAGGCGAAGGAGAGCTACGATAATAGTATAATGGCCTCAAAAGATCCCAAGAAGGAAGAAGATGCATGTGGTGGAAGCTTCATGAAGTTTGCAAAGCAAAGTCCTGTGGACAGCATAGAAGAAGGGGTggtaaaagaaaagaacaaagaaagtcCCCAAATAGAGAAAGGAGAAGAGTCATGTTCTAAGAAAATGAATGGAGCTTGCCAAGGTTTAGCGCAAAAGAAGAAGGATTTGGAAATGATGGGTGTAGGTGATGTGGAACAAGTGTTGGACATAGAAGAGGCTCTTCACTACTATTCTCGCCTTACAAGCCCGGTTTACCTAGACATTGTCGACAAATTTTTCACAGACATGTACACAGAATTCTCTGCTCCGCATGCCTCTGCCAGCATCAACAATTCGAAGAGACTTGACTCGATTAGCGTGTAG
- the LOC115992879 gene encoding putative Peroxidase 48, which translates to MLIPIFDIELMRKLSLLIFLLCVWISLKNQNAEPKKGITTARWSSSVNSSLVFSASPLPRPMVLSSKKDVLEFNDSGSLEYNFYRNSCPQAEQIVRAVVQRLHEARPDVVPALLRLVFHDCFIEGCDASVLLDAAEGIDSEKESPPNETLKGFDVIGIIKSELEEACPGVVSCADILVLAARDSVALAGGPFYPLCTGRRDSSNSFSDLATNELPSPFHDLSQTLASFASRGFDEREAVSLLGAHSIGVIHCKFLQNRLYNFSGTDGPDPSVETSFLNLMRSKCSNTHTSSSSSSATAYSYGSSLSSSGAQQSPSHDGLPSSSPEEPGMAMDYEGPRSPFGTLYYHSLLQGRGILYVDQQLMAGEETGNWVRAYASHTSFFRRDFALAMMKLSNLQVLTAPTGHIRLNCSKVG; encoded by the exons ATGCTAATTCCAATCTTTGACATAGAGCTAATGAGAAAATTAAGCcttcttatatttttactatGCGTTTGGATCTCTCTCAAGAACCAAAATGCTGAACCCAAGAAGGGTATTACCACTGCTAGATGGTCTTCTTCAGTGAATTCATCTTTGGTTTTCTCGGCTTCGCCATTGCCTCGGCCCATGGTTTTGTCTTCAAAGAAAGATGTTCTTGAGTTCAATGATTCAGGGTCACTTGAGTACAATTTCTACCGCAATTCGTGTCCGCAAGCCGAGCAAATTGTTCGAGCCGTTGTCCAGCGTCTGCATGAAGCTCGGCCTGATGTGGTTCCTGCCCTCCTCCGGCTTGTCTTCCATGACTGCTTCATTGAG GGATGTGACGCTTCTGTTCTGTTGGATGCTGCTGAAGGAATTGATTCCGAGAAAGAGTCTCCTCCTAATGAAACGTTAAAAGGTTTTGATGTAATTGGCATTATCAAGTCAGAGCTCGAAGAAGCATGCCCTGGAGTTGTTTCTTGTGCTGACATTCTTGTTTTGGCAGCCAGAGATAGTGTTGCTTTG GCTGGTGGTCCATTCTATCCTCTGTGTACTGGTAGGAGAGACAGCTCTAATTCTTTCTCAGACCTTGCAACAAATGAGCTTCCTTCACCCTTTCATGATCTATCCCAAACCCTTGCATCTTTTGCATCAAGAGGATTTGATGAAAGAGAAGCTGTCAGTCTCTTAG GTGCCCACAGCATCGGTGTGATCCACTGCAAATTCTTGCAAAACCGTCTCTACAACTTCAGCGGTACTGATGGGCCTGACCCATCTGTAGAAACAAGTTTCCTGAACCTCATGAGATCAAAATGCAGTAACACCCACacatcttcctcttcctcttcagCAACAGCCTATTCTTATGGCAGCTCACTGTCATCATCAGGAGCACAACAATCACCTTCCCACGACGGCTTGCCATCTTCCTCACCTGAGGAGCCTGGAATGGCTATGGACTACGAGGGGCCTAGATCACCTTTTGGAACCCTGTACTACCATAGTCTTTTGCAAGGTAGAGGAATCCTTTATGTTGACCAGCAGCTAATGGCAGGGGAAGAGACTGGGAATTGGGTCAGAGCATATGCTTCACATACCTCCTTTTTCCGCCGAGACTTTGCCCTGGCAATGATGAAGCTCTCAAACCTCCAAGTCTTGACAGCACCAACGGGTCATATCCGCCTCAATTGTTCAAAAGTGGGGTGA